One stretch of Patescibacteria group bacterium DNA includes these proteins:
- the rplM gene encoding 50S ribosomal protein L13, with protein MAKRIIRNTIKLDAADQSVGRLASKAAFLLQGKHKPDYAPHIDAGDFVHIVNAEKLKFTGNKIEQKQYLHHTFYPGGLKSMPLKTLVSTGQFEKIIKNTITRMLPKNSYRTVRLRRITFGKAK; from the coding sequence ATGGCGAAGAGAATTATCCGCAATACAATTAAACTTGATGCCGCCGACCAGTCGGTTGGACGCCTTGCTTCCAAAGCGGCTTTTTTGCTGCAGGGCAAACACAAACCGGATTATGCGCCTCATATTGATGCCGGCGACTTTGTTCATATCGTAAATGCCGAAAAGCTAAAATTTACCGGCAACAAAATAGAACAAAAGCAATATCTGCATCACACTTTCTATCCGGGTGGTTTGAAATCCATGCCTCTTAAAACGCTTGTTTCGACCGGACAATTTGAGAAAATTATTAAAAATACAATTACCCGAATGCTGCCGAAAAACAGCTACCGCACCGTTCGATTGCGAAGAATAACTTTTGGTAAAGCAAAATAA
- the rplQ gene encoding 50S ribosomal protein L17, which translates to MRHRVKNKTLDRKKAPREALLRNLVSSLILYEKVKTTKAKARVIKPLVDKMITLGKHGTLASRRQAHKFFYIENPVKKIFEDLAVRYKDRNGGYTRMTKLGFRKGDSAEIVQIELIK; encoded by the coding sequence ATGAGGCACCGAGTTAAAAATAAAACCCTGGACAGAAAAAAAGCTCCGCGAGAAGCCCTGCTTAGAAATCTGGTTTCGAGTCTCATTCTTTACGAAAAGGTAAAGACAACCAAGGCCAAAGCGCGCGTTATCAAGCCGCTGGTTGACAAGATGATCACTCTCGGCAAACATGGTACGCTCGCATCCCGGCGCCAGGCCCACAAATTTTTCTATATCGAAAACCCGGTGAAAAAAATCTTTGAAGACCTTGCTGTCCGCTACAAGGATAGAAACGGCGGTTATACCCGAATGACTAAACTCGGATTCCGCAAAGGCGATTCCGCGGAAATTGTGCAAATTGAGCTGATTAAATAA
- a CDS encoding DNA-directed RNA polymerase subunit alpha produces MKEILLPNKIIIAPGTGKNDAVLTVEPCFQGYGTTVGNALRRVLLSSLPGAACYAVKIKGVQHEFSPIKGVKEDALGIILNLKQLRLKVFTDEPVRLVIKAKGAGVVKAKDIEKNSDIEIINDDLYIAELTDKDSALEMEIMANRGRGYLPIEERDKSNLEVGHIAMDALYSPVLNVGFKVENTRVGEITDYDKLVMNIETDGTITPEEAVNQSVAILLDYFTVLQTRGIPPAHEQVILEQEKPSEITEPEAVTTEEKEEKKSTKKKVAKKTAKKK; encoded by the coding sequence ATGAAGGAGATTTTATTGCCAAATAAAATAATCATAGCTCCGGGAACCGGCAAGAACGACGCGGTTTTGACCGTCGAACCTTGCTTCCAGGGTTATGGTACAACCGTGGGCAATGCATTAAGGAGGGTCCTTCTATCATCCCTGCCCGGCGCTGCATGTTACGCCGTTAAAATTAAGGGCGTACAACACGAATTTAGCCCAATTAAAGGCGTCAAAGAGGACGCATTGGGCATTATTCTCAATCTGAAGCAGCTCCGGCTCAAAGTATTTACCGATGAGCCAGTGAGGCTCGTCATTAAGGCCAAGGGCGCCGGCGTAGTTAAAGCCAAGGATATTGAAAAAAACTCGGATATTGAAATTATCAATGATGATTTATATATTGCGGAATTAACCGATAAGGATTCCGCTCTCGAAATGGAGATAATGGCTAATCGCGGACGCGGCTATCTGCCAATCGAGGAACGCGATAAATCTAACCTTGAGGTCGGTCATATTGCCATGGACGCACTATACAGCCCGGTTCTCAATGTCGGATTTAAGGTTGAAAATACCCGCGTCGGTGAAATCACCGACTATGATAAGCTGGTGATGAATATCGAAACTGACGGAACCATCACGCCGGAAGAGGCAGTCAATCAGAGCGTTGCGATCTTGCTCGACTACTTCACCGTACTTCAAACGCGCGGCATACCGCCAGCGCACGAGCAGGTTATTCTGGAGCAAGAAAAGCCATCTGAAATTACCGAACCCGAAGCCGTAACGACCGAGGAAAAAGAAGAAAAAAAATCTACAAAAAAGAAAGTTGCGAAGAAAACTGCAAAAAAGAAATAA
- the rpsD gene encoding 30S ribosomal protein S4 — MATTTGSKCRMCRRQGEKLFLKGERCGTAKCAILKRNFPPGAHGAKGTGRMSGYGLQLREKQKAKRLYGLLEAQFRKYYENARRIKGNSSEIMVRLLETRFDNVVFRLGLAKSRAMARQMVNHGMFNINGHKNDIPSVALKPNDVITIDPSKASKKIFENLHDQLKKHETPSWLFIDVEKLEGKMLSYPEGEELKQPFDPKFIIEFYSR; from the coding sequence ATGGCAACAACAACCGGTTCAAAATGCAGAATGTGCCGCCGCCAGGGTGAAAAACTCTTCCTCAAGGGTGAGCGTTGCGGTACGGCAAAATGCGCGATTCTCAAACGCAATTTTCCGCCCGGAGCACACGGCGCCAAGGGCACCGGACGCATGTCGGGTTACGGCCTACAGTTGCGAGAAAAACAAAAGGCCAAGCGTCTCTACGGCCTTCTTGAAGCCCAGTTTAGAAAATATTACGAAAATGCGCGGAGAATCAAGGGTAATTCAAGCGAAATTATGGTACGCCTGCTCGAAACTCGTTTTGACAACGTGGTTTTCCGACTCGGTCTTGCAAAATCGCGAGCCATGGCCCGTCAGATGGTTAATCACGGCATGTTTAATATCAACGGGCATAAGAATGATATACCCTCCGTCGCCCTCAAACCCAATGACGTTATTACGATTGACCCCTCCAAGGCCTCCAAGAAAATCTTTGAGAATCTTCATGATCAGCTAAAGAAACACGAAACGCCGAGCTGGCTCTTCATCGATGTCGAAAAACTTGAAGGCAAGATGCTTTCATACCCCGAGGGCGAGGAACTGAAGCAACCGTTTGATCCAAAATTTATCATTGAGTTTTATTCCCGCTAA
- the rpsK gene encoding 30S ribosomal protein S11 translates to MEEKKEKTEAKPRKKKKIIRQISHGRGYVQATYNNTLITLTDLNGNVLAWSSAGLCGFKGPKKATPFAATIIGKNVCDKVAPYGLKEVNVYVQGVGAGRESAIRSLNANGLNVLSIKDITPIPHNGCRKPRARKV, encoded by the coding sequence ATGGAAGAAAAAAAAGAAAAAACAGAGGCTAAGCCTCGAAAAAAGAAAAAAATCATCCGCCAAATCAGCCATGGACGCGGTTACGTTCAGGCAACATACAACAATACGCTCATTACCCTTACCGATCTGAACGGCAATGTGCTCGCGTGGTCAAGCGCCGGACTTTGCGGATTCAAGGGACCAAAAAAGGCGACACCGTTTGCCGCAACGATCATCGGTAAGAATGTATGCGATAAAGTCGCGCCATACGGACTCAAGGAAGTGAACGTTTACGTCCAGGGAGTCGGCGCCGGCCGCGAATCCGCCATCCGATCGCTGAACGCAAACGGTCTGAATGTATTATCAATTAAAGATATTACCCCAATTCCTCACAACGGCTGCCGAAAGCCGAGAGCGAGAAAGGTCTAA
- the rpsM gene encoding 30S ribosomal protein S13: MAVRIANINLPLNKRIEIALTSIYGVGRSTSGRVLKKTGINPDKKTSELTEDEISKIRTIIEKELVIEGELKRDIQSGIKRLKDIGCYRGSRHAKNLPVRGQRTKTNARTRKGPRKTMGSGRKPSGLKT; the protein is encoded by the coding sequence ATGGCAGTCAGAATTGCAAACATCAACTTACCGTTAAATAAAAGGATTGAGATCGCGCTGACTTCGATTTACGGCGTCGGCCGTTCAACATCGGGCCGCGTTTTAAAAAAAACCGGAATTAATCCCGATAAGAAAACATCTGAATTAACGGAAGATGAGATTTCAAAAATCCGCACCATTATTGAAAAAGAGCTGGTGATTGAGGGCGAATTAAAACGCGACATACAATCGGGCATCAAGCGCCTTAAGGATATCGGCTGCTACCGCGGTTCAAGACATGCTAAGAATCTTCCGGTTCGCGGCCAGAGAACAAAGACCAATGCCCGGACCAGGAAGGGTCCGCGCAAGACCATGGGCAGCGGCAGGAAACCAAGCGGTCTGAAGACATAA
- the rpmJ gene encoding 50S ribosomal protein L36 — MKVRASVKKICRDCKIVRRNRRIHVICKNPKHKQRQG; from the coding sequence ATGAAGGTCAGAGCCTCTGTAAAAAAAATATGCCGCGATTGCAAAATTGTGAGACGCAACAGGCGTATTCACGTTATCTGCAAAAATCCTAAACATAAACAGAGACAGGGATAA
- the infA gene encoding translation initiation factor IF-1: MSGNDFIEMKGRVIELLPAATFKIQLESGHEILGHLSGRMRINKIRILPGDEVRVEMTPYDLTKGRITYRF; the protein is encoded by the coding sequence ATGAGCGGCAACGATTTTATAGAAATGAAAGGCAGGGTCATAGAGCTTTTACCGGCCGCGACATTCAAGATACAGCTTGAAAGCGGCCACGAGATACTCGGCCATCTCTCGGGAAGGATGAGAATTAATAAAATCCGCATTCTACCGGGCGATGAAGTCAGAGTAGAGATGACTCCTTACGATCTCACCAAGGGTAGGATTACCTACCGATTCTAG